A section of the Drosophila sechellia strain sech25 chromosome 3L, ASM438219v1, whole genome shotgun sequence genome encodes:
- the LOC6606007 gene encoding neurotactin: MGELEEKETPPTETTAAQQEALEEPKETDKMLDKKEDAKEKTPSPQTSKPASPNVGKKSSPVAEKKIDDAELAKSKSGNGEEIIDIPAENGTKPDSADDKKISKEEREVKPKKIPIGGLKLPGFFMKNKPKADGDGAEGELLEKEKEEDKDKEANGDAATGSGKDEQKSRPGLGERLRSFFARKPSAEKEKKQLVNGDADAKSEATAEATPAEDASDAPPKRGLLNAIKLPIANIIPKKKSNDDVELGLGKAGLASMETLDDSLKDQDTVDRAPVKTNGTEELKGELKDEKLAAEEKLAAEEEEQNRPVSLLTRLRGYKCSVDDALIVFGILLFVLLLGVIGYVLTHETLTSPPLREGRYIMAVTGCGPVEGVKEDGAFAFRGIPYAKPPVDRLRWKPAELIDDINMCWNDTLQTHNSSVVCTQRLGNGTTVGDEDCLYLDVVTPHVRYNNPLPVVVLIGAESLAGPSPGILRPSARYSRSHDVIFVRPNFRLGVFGFLALDALTKEAHPPTSGNYALTDIIAVLNWIKLNIVHFGGDPQSVTLLGHRAGATLVTLLVNSQKVKGLYTRAWASSGSAILPGKPLSESGKQNEQLMATLECADIQCLREASSERLWAATPDTWLHFPVELPQAQEANASGSRHEWLVLDGDVVFEHPSDTWKREQANDKPVLVMGATAHEAHTEKLRELHANWTREEVRAYLENSQIGALGLTDEVIEKYNASSYASLVSIISDIRSVCPLLTNARQQPSVPFYVVTQGEGPDQLATVDADVQAILGRYEPHTVEQRRFVSAMQQLFYYYVSHGTVQSFVQNRRVINVGQDAQPEEDYLPCNYWISKDIVPRYARVD; this comes from the exons ATGGGCGAACTCGAGGAGAAGGAAACCCCGCCCACTGAGACGACAGCCGCCCAGCAAGAGGCGCTAGAGGAGCCCAAGGAAACGGACAAAATGTTGGACAAAAAAGAGGATGCCAAGGAGAAGACACCCAGTCCACAGACCTCCAAGCCAGCATCTCCAAATGTCGGCAAGAAATCCTCACCAGTGGCCGAGAAAAAAATCGACGATGCTGAATTAGCGAAATCCAAATCAGGCAATGGAGAAGAGATTATCGATATTCCCGCCGAGAATGGCACAAAGCCAGACAGCGCCGATGACAAAAAGATAAGCAAGGAGGAGCGCGAGGTCAAGCCCAAAAAGATCCCGATCGGAGGTCTCAAACTGCCCGGTTTCTTCATGAAGAACAAGCCGAAGGCAGATGGTGATGGTGCCGAGGGCGAGCTGCTCGAAAAGGAGAAGGAAGAGGATAAGGATAAGGAAGCCAATGGAGATGCCGCTACCGGTTCCGGCAAGGACGAACAGAAATCTCGCCCAGGACTGGGAGAACGCCTGCGCAGCTTCTTTGCCCGCAAGCCATCCGCCGAAAAGGAAAAGAAGCAGCTGGTCAACGGTGACGCGGATGCCAAGTCTG AAGCCACAGCTGAAGCTACGCCCGCTGAAGATGCCTCCGATGCACCACCAAAGCGAGGACTTTTGAACGCCATCAAGCTGCCAATCGCCAATATAATACCGAAAAAGAAGAGCAACGATGATGTGGAGCTGGGATTGGGCAAGGCCGGTCTGGCCTCGATGGAGACCCTCGATGATTCACTTAAAGATCAAGACACAGTGGATCGGGCTCCCGTCAAGACCAACGGTACCGAGGAGCTGAAGGGCGAGCTTAAGGACGAGAAGCTGGCGGCGGAGGAAAAACTGGccgccgaggaggaggagcaaaACCGACCCGTCTCCTTGCTAACCCGTCTGCGTGGCTACAAGTGCAGTGTGGACGATGCCCTGATTGTGTTTGGCATCCTGCTATTTGTGCTCCTGTTGGGCGTGATTGGTTACGTACTAACCCACGAGACTTTGACCTCGCCGCCGCTGCGGGAAGGACGCTACATAATGGCAGTGACGGGATGCGGACCCGTGGAGGGCGTTAAGGAAGATGGAGCCTTTGCCTTCCGTGGCATTCCATATGCGAAGCCACCCGTAGACAGACTGAGATGGAAGCCGGCTGAACTGATTGATGACATCAATATGTGCTGGAATGATACACTGCAAACCCATAACAGCAGTGTGGTGTGTACGCAGCGATTGGGCAACGGCACCACCGTTGGCGACGAGGATTGTCTATACCTTGACGTGGTTACTCCCCATGTGCGGTACAATAACCCCTTGCCTGTGGTCGTTCTGATCGGAGCAGAATCTTTGGCTGGTCCTTCGCCAGGTATTCTCCGTCCATCGGCTCGCTATTCTCGATCGCACGATGTGATCTTTGTGCGTCCCAATTTCCGTTTGGGTGTCTTCGGCTTCCTAGCCCTCGACGCTCTGACCAAGGAGGCACATCCGCCAACTTCGGGCAACTATGCGCTCACCGATATCATCGCCGTGCTGAACTGGATCAAGTTGAACATTGTGCATTTTGGCGGCGACCCGCAATCCGTCACCCTGCTGGGTCATCGGGCCGGAGCCACATTGGTGACTCTTCTAGTTAACTCACAAAAGGTGAAGGGTCTGTACACCAGGGCCTGGGCATCATCTGGATCAGCAATTCTGCCTGGTAAACCGTTGAGCGAGTCTGGTAAACAAAACGAGCAGCTGATGGCCACCCTCGAGTGTGCTGATATCCAGTGCCTGCGTGAAGCATCCAGCGAGCGACTTTGGGCTGCAACTCCCGACACCTGGCTGCACTTCCCCGTGGAACTGCCGCAGGCGCAGGAGGCGAATGCCAGCGGTAGCCGTCACGAATGGTTGGTTCTCGATGGAGATGTGGTCTTTGAACATCCTTCGGATACCTGGAAGCGCGAACAGGCCAACGACAAGCCGGTGCTGGTTATGGGCGCCACTGCGCACGAGGCGCACACCGAGAAACTGCGCGAATTGCATGCGAACTGGACGCGAGAGGAGGTGCGTGCCTACCTGGAAAACTCTCAGATTGGAGCATTGGGCCTTACCGATGAGGTTATCGAGAAGTACAATGCCAGCAGCTATGCGTCGCTGGTTTCCATCATTTCGGACATTCGCAGCGTTTGCCCGCTGCTGACGAATGCGAGACAGCAGCCCAGTGTGCCGTTCTATGTCGTCACCCAAGGCGAGGGACCCGATCAGCTGGCCACGGTGGACGCCGATGTCCAGGCCATTCTCGGCCGCTATGAGCCGCACACCGTAGAGCAGCGCCGCTTCGTTTCGGCCATGCAGCAGCTATTCTACTACTATGTCTCCCATGGCACGGTGCAGTCGTTTGTCCAGAACCGCCGGGTCATTAATGTTGGCCAGGATGCGCAGCCCGAAGAGGACTACTTGCCCTGCAACTACTGGATCAGCAAGGATATTGTGCCGCGGTATGCGCGCGTCGATTAA